A single Candidatus Sulfotelmatobacter sp. DNA region contains:
- a CDS encoding tetratricopeptide repeat protein — protein MSSCPKVLLVPVSFLTVFICLISSPMWGQAAHSEQVQIRPPMLRTIDPPAPDATAEVLEARAEQLRASKLYLDALDYYRAALAKHPNSANLLNKIGITNLMLQRNREAKKCFDESVRADRKYADAYNNRGVSLYEEKKYGAAIKDYRRAIAIDNTSASFYSNLGAALFAKKEFEPAVLAYERAVQIDPDVFERTSRGGVQAQLPSPGDRARYDFTVAKLYAKMGYSDRSLEYLKKALEAGYKDFNSVYNDAEFAELRKDKRFTELMAAKPPALTESN, from the coding sequence ATGTCGTCCTGCCCGAAAGTACTGTTGGTTCCCGTCTCGTTTCTCACCGTTTTTATTTGCCTGATTTCGAGTCCGATGTGGGGTCAGGCTGCGCACTCCGAACAAGTTCAGATTAGACCGCCCATGTTGCGGACGATCGACCCGCCGGCGCCCGATGCGACTGCGGAGGTACTGGAGGCGCGAGCCGAGCAATTGCGCGCTTCCAAACTTTACCTGGACGCGCTCGACTACTATCGCGCGGCGCTGGCCAAGCATCCGAACTCCGCGAACTTGCTCAACAAGATTGGAATTACGAATCTGATGTTGCAGCGTAATCGTGAAGCGAAGAAGTGTTTCGATGAATCCGTCAGAGCCGACCGCAAATATGCCGATGCCTATAACAATCGCGGTGTATCGCTCTACGAAGAAAAGAAATACGGGGCGGCAATTAAGGACTACCGGCGGGCGATTGCGATCGATAATACTTCGGCATCGTTTTACAGCAATCTGGGAGCGGCGCTATTTGCCAAGAAGGAATTCGAGCCGGCCGTGCTGGCGTATGAGCGCGCCGTGCAAATCGATCCCGACGTGTTTGAGCGAACGTCGCGCGGCGGCGTGCAGGCACAGTTGCCAAGTCCCGGGGATCGCGCTCGATACGACTTCACGGTTGCCAAACTCTACGCCAAGATGGGTTACTCCGACCGGTCGCTGGAATATCTGAAGAAGGCGCTGGAAGCGGGGTACAAGGATTTTAATAGCGTGTACAACGACGCGGAATTTGCGGAACTGCGAAAAGATAAGCGCTTTACCGAACTCATGGCGGCAAAGCCTCCGGCGCTGACGGAATCAAATTAA
- a CDS encoding DEAD/DEAH box helicase → MQFLPESLAWAHPLVAEWFVGKFGTPTEPQEQGWPHILAGRTTLISAPTGSGKTLAAFLACIDRLVRKALAGELSDRTEVLYVSPLKALGNDIQKNLEIPLGEILALAGERGLLMPEIRTAVRTGDTLQPERRAMLKRPPHILVTTPESLYILLTADKSRAILRDVETVIVDEIHAVADDKRGAHLALSLERLEALTHRPPVRIGLSATQKPIEEVAHFLMGSSELGTTRPDPVIVDIGHKRKLDLGIEVPPMPLGPVASNEMWDTIYDRLVELVNQHRSTLVFVNTRRMAERMCHELGARMGEENVAAHHGSLSRKLRLAAEKKLKEGQVRVLVATASLELGIDVGTVDLAVQINSPRAIAVALQRVGRSGHWRGAVPKGRFFCTTRDDLMECAALVRAIKQGDLDRLMIPEAPLDVLAQQIVAACAAAGQNSTTAPQLQLRGQDGPATAGGDAGATKSGAADDATRSDAGDDGWDEEELFDLVRRAYPYRALKRATFDSILEMLSEGIAARRGRYGAYLHRDRVNGKLRARRGARLAAITSGGAIPDNSLYTVVAEPDGVVVGTVDEDFAVESNRGDIMLLGNTSWMIHRIETNAGRMLVQDAHGAPPNVPFWRGEAPARTQELSAHVGELREKISEMLPHTSSVGFSATQPEVAAAVSWLKDQCGLDDSGAEQMIEYVLQGRAVLGAVPTQTTVIAERFFDEAGGMQLVIHAPFGGRINKAWGLSLRKRFCVGFNFELQAAATDNGLNIALAEQHSFPLGDVFQFLQADTVQPILEQAALDSPIFATRWRWDANRALALLRFQNGKKVPPQIQRMRSDDLLASVFPDAAACFENIEGERKIPDHPLVGEVMKDVLTEAMDVEGLKSLLRGMASGAIRVIAVDTPVPSQFSHEILNANPYAYLDDAPLEERRARAVNMRRVLPESVLEEVGGLDPGAIAQVRQEAWPDVRDADELHDVLHTLVVLPEELELMWGQPPLRQAQGRLSAVRSSEARPILAAGVSEAFGQDSSASLNRTAEGGCPHMISAEWHGYFERLVNEGRAGVTSFEGRRYWVAAERARSFAALFPSGEFEQTLADVETGDISRDDALLSLVTGWMSHVGPVTASGLGEMVGIAASDIEKALLRMEAAGTVLRGSFSGAASRAGVPAPQETAQEEIELRSIGRTGASAPPRAGETEWCERRLLARIHRLTVGMLRKQIEPITAAGFMRWLLRWQHLAPGSEVLGERGTLEVLQQLQGFEIPANAWERQVLARRVADYDPKWLDQLCLTGAVGWGRLSPHPATIDARVKPTVSEDAPQARQRRVVPTSVAPITFFVREQADWMIPRHAAGEEAETRGLSHIAQLVLEFLRQRGASFFADMVRGTGKLKAEIETGLWELVAAGLVTADGFDNLRALIDPKRRAGQGSGKSTRPRHSAGRWALLHADVAAERARAVEAACWMLLRRYGIVIRDLLARESNLPPWRELLMAFRRLEDRGEIRGGRFVDGFLGEQFALPVAVESVRAMRGLPLSGDTITLSAADPLNLVGILVPGERVPAISGRTVSYRDGIAVVAEQAIAPEAAAS, encoded by the coding sequence ATGCAGTTCCTTCCTGAATCCCTGGCTTGGGCTCACCCGCTGGTGGCGGAGTGGTTTGTGGGGAAGTTTGGGACTCCTACGGAGCCGCAGGAGCAGGGGTGGCCGCACATTCTCGCGGGGCGGACCACGCTGATTTCGGCACCGACCGGGTCCGGAAAAACTCTCGCTGCATTCTTAGCGTGTATTGACCGGTTGGTGCGCAAGGCGCTCGCGGGCGAGTTGTCCGATCGCACCGAAGTGCTTTACGTTTCGCCGCTCAAGGCGTTGGGCAACGACATCCAAAAAAATCTGGAGATACCACTCGGGGAGATTCTCGCGCTGGCGGGCGAGCGTGGGCTGCTGATGCCGGAGATTCGCACGGCGGTGCGCACTGGTGACACCCTGCAACCGGAGCGGCGCGCGATGCTGAAACGGCCTCCGCACATTCTGGTGACCACGCCGGAGTCCCTCTACATTTTGCTGACTGCGGATAAGAGCCGTGCGATCCTGCGCGATGTGGAGACGGTGATCGTCGACGAGATTCATGCCGTGGCCGATGACAAGCGCGGGGCGCATCTGGCACTGTCGCTGGAACGACTGGAGGCGCTGACGCATCGGCCTCCGGTGCGGATTGGGCTTTCCGCGACGCAGAAGCCGATTGAGGAAGTGGCGCATTTCTTGATGGGGAGTTCTGAACTTGGGACGACACGGCCCGATCCCGTGATTGTTGATATCGGGCATAAGCGGAAGCTCGATCTCGGGATCGAAGTGCCGCCCATGCCGCTGGGTCCGGTGGCGTCGAATGAGATGTGGGACACGATTTACGACCGGCTGGTCGAGTTGGTGAACCAACACCGATCAACGCTGGTGTTTGTCAATACGCGCCGGATGGCGGAGCGCATGTGTCACGAGTTGGGCGCGCGCATGGGCGAAGAGAATGTCGCGGCGCATCACGGCAGTTTGTCGCGCAAGCTGCGGCTGGCGGCGGAGAAGAAGTTGAAAGAAGGTCAAGTGCGAGTGCTGGTTGCGACCGCGTCGCTCGAACTTGGGATCGATGTGGGGACGGTCGATCTGGCGGTGCAGATTAATTCTCCGCGGGCGATCGCCGTTGCTCTTCAGCGCGTGGGGCGGTCGGGACACTGGCGGGGAGCGGTGCCGAAGGGGCGGTTCTTTTGCACGACTCGCGATGATTTGATGGAGTGCGCGGCGCTGGTGCGCGCGATCAAGCAGGGGGATCTGGATCGACTGATGATTCCAGAGGCGCCGCTGGATGTGCTGGCGCAGCAGATTGTGGCGGCTTGTGCGGCGGCGGGGCAAAACTCGACAACTGCGCCTCAACTCCAGCTTCGCGGCCAGGATGGCCCCGCGACAGCCGGCGGGGACGCCGGCGCTACAAAGAGTGGCGCTGCCGACGACGCTACGAGAAGCGACGCCGGTGATGACGGATGGGACGAAGAGGAACTCTTCGATCTTGTGAGGCGCGCTTATCCCTATCGTGCTCTGAAGCGCGCGACGTTCGATTCGATTCTGGAAATGTTGTCGGAGGGGATTGCGGCGCGGCGCGGGCGCTATGGGGCGTATCTGCATCGCGATCGGGTGAATGGGAAGTTGCGGGCACGCCGAGGGGCGCGGCTGGCGGCAATCACCAGCGGCGGAGCGATTCCGGACAATTCTCTCTACACGGTGGTTGCTGAGCCCGACGGCGTGGTCGTCGGCACCGTCGACGAGGATTTTGCGGTCGAGAGCAATCGCGGTGACATCATGCTGCTGGGAAACACGTCGTGGATGATTCATCGCATCGAGACCAATGCCGGACGCATGCTGGTGCAGGATGCGCACGGCGCGCCGCCCAACGTTCCGTTCTGGCGCGGGGAAGCTCCGGCACGGACTCAGGAATTGTCGGCGCATGTGGGCGAGCTGCGAGAAAAGATCAGCGAAATGCTGCCGCATACTTCTTCCGTCGGATTTTCGGCGACGCAGCCGGAAGTGGCCGCTGCGGTTTCATGGCTGAAGGATCAGTGCGGCCTGGATGATTCCGGCGCGGAGCAGATGATCGAATATGTGCTGCAAGGTCGGGCGGTGCTGGGAGCGGTGCCGACTCAGACGACGGTGATCGCGGAGCGGTTTTTTGATGAGGCCGGCGGGATGCAGTTGGTGATTCACGCACCGTTTGGAGGGCGGATTAACAAGGCCTGGGGACTTTCGCTGCGCAAGCGATTCTGCGTGGGGTTCAATTTCGAGTTGCAGGCGGCGGCGACCGACAACGGATTGAACATTGCGCTGGCCGAGCAGCACAGTTTTCCGCTGGGCGACGTTTTTCAATTCTTGCAAGCGGATACGGTGCAGCCGATTCTGGAGCAGGCGGCGCTTGATTCTCCCATCTTTGCTACCCGCTGGCGCTGGGATGCGAACCGGGCGCTGGCGTTGCTGCGTTTTCAAAACGGCAAGAAAGTTCCGCCGCAGATTCAGCGAATGCGGTCGGACGATCTGCTGGCGTCGGTGTTTCCTGACGCGGCGGCCTGTTTCGAGAACATCGAGGGTGAAAGAAAGATTCCGGACCATCCGCTGGTGGGCGAGGTGATGAAAGATGTGCTCACCGAGGCGATGGATGTGGAAGGACTGAAGTCACTGTTGCGGGGCATGGCTTCGGGTGCGATTCGCGTGATTGCGGTCGATACGCCGGTGCCGTCGCAGTTTTCGCATGAGATTCTGAATGCGAATCCGTATGCGTATCTGGATGACGCGCCGCTGGAAGAGCGGCGGGCGCGTGCAGTGAATATGCGGCGGGTGCTGCCGGAATCGGTGCTGGAAGAGGTGGGCGGGCTCGATCCGGGGGCGATTGCGCAGGTGCGGCAGGAGGCTTGGCCGGATGTGCGGGATGCGGATGAGTTGCATGACGTGCTGCATACACTGGTGGTGCTGCCGGAGGAGTTGGAACTCATGTGGGGACAGCCGCCCCTTCGACAAGCTCAGGGCAGGCTCTCGGCTGTCCGGTCGAGCGAAGCTCGACCTATCCTTGCCGCAGGAGTGTCCGAAGCTTTCGGCCAAGACAGTTCAGCTTCGCTGAACCGGACAGCCGAGGGCGGCTGTCCCCACATGATTTCTGCCGAATGGCATGGGTACTTCGAGAGACTGGTGAACGAAGGGCGCGCTGGAGTGACTTCGTTCGAGGGCCGGCGGTACTGGGTTGCGGCCGAACGGGCTCGCAGCTTCGCGGCTTTGTTTCCTTCAGGGGAATTTGAACAGACTCTGGCTGACGTGGAGACTGGAGACATCTCGCGCGATGACGCTTTGCTTTCGCTGGTTACCGGGTGGATGTCGCATGTGGGGCCAGTGACTGCTTCTGGACTTGGGGAAATGGTGGGGATAGCGGCTTCTGATATTGAGAAGGCTTTGCTGCGCATGGAAGCTGCCGGGACTGTACTGCGGGGAAGCTTTAGTGGCGCTGCCTCGCGGGCAGGAGTGCCCGCGCCACAGGAGACGGCGCAAGAAGAGATCGAGCTTCGGTCGATCGGGCGAACGGGGGCGTCCGCTCCTCCACGAGCCGGCGAGACGGAGTGGTGTGAGCGGCGGTTGCTGGCGCGAATTCATCGGCTGACCGTGGGGATGCTGCGGAAGCAGATTGAGCCCATCACGGCGGCTGGGTTTATGCGGTGGCTGTTGCGCTGGCAGCACCTGGCTCCGGGGTCGGAGGTTTTGGGCGAGCGTGGGACGCTGGAAGTGTTACAGCAGTTGCAGGGATTTGAGATTCCGGCCAATGCGTGGGAGCGCCAGGTGCTGGCGCGAAGAGTTGCCGACTACGATCCGAAGTGGCTGGATCAGCTTTGCCTGACCGGGGCGGTGGGATGGGGGAGATTGTCGCCGCATCCGGCGACGATCGATGCCAGAGTAAAGCCTACCGTGAGCGAAGATGCGCCGCAGGCGCGACAGCGCCGGGTGGTTCCGACAAGTGTGGCGCCGATCACATTTTTTGTGCGTGAGCAGGCGGACTGGATGATTCCGCGGCACGCAGCTGGCGAGGAGGCTGAGACGCGCGGGTTAAGCCATATCGCACAACTGGTGTTGGAGTTTCTGCGGCAGCGCGGAGCGTCGTTCTTTGCCGATATGGTGCGCGGCACAGGGAAGCTGAAAGCGGAGATTGAAACTGGCCTTTGGGAACTGGTGGCGGCGGGTTTGGTGACGGCAGATGGATTCGACAATCTGCGGGCGCTGATCGATCCCAAGCGGCGGGCGGGACAGGGAAGCGGGAAGAGCACGCGTCCGCGGCACAGCGCGGGGCGATGGGCGCTCCTGCATGCGGACGTGGCTGCGGAAAGAGCCCGCGCAGTAGAGGCGGCCTGCTGGATGCTGCTACGGCGCTATGGCATCGTGATTCGCGATCTGCTGGCGCGGGAGTCGAATTTACCGCCGTGGCGCGAGTTGCTGATGGCCTTCCGGCGGCTCGAAGATCGGGGAGAGATTCGGGGCGGGCGCTTTGTCGATGGATTTCTCGGCGAACAATTCGCGCTGCCGGTCGCAGTGGAGTCGGTGCGGGCCATGCGCGGCCTGCCGCTCAGTGGCGACACGATCACGTTGTCGGCGGCCGATCCGCTCAATTTGGTTGGGATTCTGGTGCCGGGGGAGAGAGTGCCGGCGATTTCCGGCAGGACCGTGAGCTATCGCGATGGGATTGCAGTTGTGGCGGAGCAGGCGATCGCGCCAGAGGCTGCGGCGAGTTAG